One Chengkuizengella sediminis DNA segment encodes these proteins:
- a CDS encoding DNA/RNA non-specific endonuclease, producing MNKKGFDPNFLGNDYSIPVPRLIDQTKLDALNCGELFHYTHFSLVMNKRRRFLIYGANNIDKNTMKNVRRKDDWHFCNRMGVENQIGNEFYRSNPWDRGHMVRRKDVCWGSLEEAKQANFDSFCWGNIVLQHGEINQGVWNQIENWILENDDNYLKKLSIFTGPIFTDHDREYCGEDKKLGCGIQIPAGFWKVMFYVNKKKEIRSLAFVVKQDDFWFNEYGKLFKTIENYQVPLSMISQISGIEFEEVLYDTNPLFFWSNQFTFGKNIHTPERYKIRGKQDLIIEREKKN from the coding sequence ATGAATAAAAAAGGTTTCGATCCCAACTTCTTAGGAAATGATTACAGTATCCCAGTACCAAGGTTAATTGATCAAACAAAATTAGATGCATTAAATTGTGGTGAACTGTTTCACTATACACACTTTTCTTTAGTGATGAATAAAAGGCGCAGATTTCTAATTTATGGTGCTAATAATATAGACAAAAATACGATGAAAAACGTTAGGCGAAAAGATGATTGGCATTTTTGCAATCGGATGGGTGTGGAGAATCAGATTGGAAACGAGTTTTATAGAAGTAACCCCTGGGATCGAGGACATATGGTTCGAAGAAAAGACGTTTGCTGGGGAAGTCTAGAAGAAGCAAAACAAGCGAATTTTGATTCTTTTTGCTGGGGAAATATCGTTTTACAACACGGTGAAATTAATCAAGGGGTGTGGAATCAAATTGAAAATTGGATCTTAGAGAATGATGATAATTACTTGAAAAAACTTTCGATTTTTACAGGTCCCATTTTTACAGATCATGATAGGGAGTATTGTGGGGAAGATAAAAAGTTAGGTTGTGGTATTCAAATACCTGCTGGTTTTTGGAAGGTTATGTTTTATGTTAATAAAAAAAAGGAAATACGTTCCTTAGCTTTTGTGGTTAAACAAGATGATTTTTGGTTTAATGAATATGGTAAGTTGTTTAAAACCATCGAAAATTATCAAGTACCACTAAGTATGATTAGCCAAATTTCGGGTATAGAGTTTGAAGAAGTATTATATGATACGAATCCATTGTTCTTTTGGTCAAACCAGTTTACTTTTGGTAAAAATATTCATACGCCAGAGCGTTATAAAATTCGTGGTAAACAGGATTTAATTATTGAACGTGAGAAGAAAAATTAA
- a CDS encoding GNAT family N-acetyltransferase: MQANMINIIGQKVILRDLAEKDVQMIYYYNYEAEDREHLKWNGPYYTRPKKTLKQFVEDHKNDLIKVRTVQPRNILVIEVDGNLIGTVGWYWEDECTNWLSNGIVIYDSSYWSGGYGTEAFSLWTDYIFEKMDVVRVGISTWSGNERMIRLASRIGMIEEGRIRKARIVDGDYYDSVKMGMLREEWEKLKFL; this comes from the coding sequence ATGCAAGCTAATATGATTAACATAATAGGTCAAAAAGTTATTCTAAGGGATTTAGCAGAAAAAGATGTTCAAATGATATATTATTATAATTATGAAGCCGAAGATAGAGAACATTTAAAGTGGAACGGTCCTTATTACACTAGACCAAAAAAGACACTTAAACAGTTTGTGGAAGACCATAAGAATGATTTAATAAAAGTAAGGACTGTTCAACCGAGAAATATATTGGTTATAGAAGTTGATGGGAATTTAATTGGTACAGTAGGTTGGTATTGGGAGGATGAATGTACGAATTGGCTTAGTAATGGAATTGTCATTTATGACTCTAGTTATTGGTCTGGTGGGTATGGCACAGAAGCTTTTTCTTTATGGACGGATTATATTTTTGAAAAGATGGATGTTGTAAGAGTAGGGATTTCTACTTGGTCAGGAAACGAGAGAATGATTCGCTTAGCTAGTAGGATTGGAATGATTGAGGAAGGAAGAATTAGAAAAGCTAGAATCGTAGACGGGGATTATTATGATTCTGTTAAGATGGGGATGTTACGAGAGGAATGGGAAAAGTTGAAATTCTTATAG
- a CDS encoding FMN-binding negative transcriptional regulator — translation MYIPRAFEIQDKEQIFEFLKKNSFGMLVSNHDQLTVSHLPFLIDQKNMKCYGHMAKANQQWKELNGQEVLIVFQGPHAYISPQWYNEEKTVPTWNYMSVHIYGDFIIQNQDEHVIEQLESMVNTYESAFETHWKADFSSDYNQNLVRHIVGFEILIKDIQCKFKLGQNHPIKRRKNTIMGLRGTNQHESSQIADAMEKTLKK, via the coding sequence ATGTATATTCCAAGAGCTTTTGAAATACAAGATAAAGAACAAATTTTTGAGTTTTTAAAGAAAAATAGTTTTGGAATGTTAGTTTCTAATCATGATCAGCTCACTGTTTCACATTTACCTTTTTTGATAGATCAAAAAAACATGAAATGTTACGGTCATATGGCAAAAGCCAATCAACAATGGAAAGAGTTAAATGGGCAAGAGGTGTTAATCGTTTTTCAAGGACCACACGCTTATATTTCCCCTCAGTGGTACAATGAAGAAAAAACAGTACCTACTTGGAACTATATGTCCGTTCATATTTATGGGGACTTTATTATTCAAAATCAAGACGAGCATGTCATCGAACAACTAGAGTCTATGGTCAATACATATGAATCTGCTTTTGAAACACATTGGAAAGCTGATTTTTCCTCAGATTACAACCAAAACTTAGTAAGACATATTGTGGGATTTGAAATTCTGATCAAGGATATACAGTGTAAATTTAAATTGGGGCAAAACCATCCTATTAAGAGAAGGAAAAATACGATCATGGGATTAAGAGGAACGAACCAACATGAGTCTAGTCAAATCGCTGATGCGATGGAGAAAACACTAAAGAAATAA
- a CDS encoding acetyl-CoA C-acetyltransferase produces the protein MGKTVILSAVRTPFGKFGGGLSSLKAVELGGLAVKEALVRAGVNPDNVDEVILGSVLQGGQGQIPSRQAARLADIPWDIKTETINKVCASGLRSITLGDQIIRSGDEEVIVAGGMESMSNAPYFMDKARWGLRMGNNSVKDMMIHDGLTCSFFGVHMGIYGNGVAEEYGITREEQDKWAFESHHKALDAIEAGKLAEEIVSVEVPGKKGQIQIVEHDEAPRKDTSLEKLTSLKPVFGDGGTITAGNAPGVNDGAAALVLMDEERALREGKQPLATILGHAEIAVEAKDFPKTPGLVINKLLQKTGKTADDIDLFEINEAFAAVALASKQIASLDINKINVNGGAVALGHPIGASGARIVTTLIHELRRRGGGLGIAAICSGGGQGDALLIEV, from the coding sequence ATGGGGAAAACAGTGATTTTAAGTGCAGTTCGTACACCTTTCGGAAAATTTGGAGGGGGTTTAAGTTCGTTAAAAGCCGTTGAGTTAGGTGGTCTAGCTGTAAAAGAAGCGCTAGTTCGTGCTGGAGTTAACCCTGATAATGTAGATGAAGTTATTTTGGGCTCTGTATTGCAGGGGGGCCAAGGGCAAATCCCTTCACGACAAGCTGCTAGATTAGCTGATATACCTTGGGATATCAAAACGGAAACGATAAATAAAGTTTGTGCATCAGGATTAAGAAGTATTACATTAGGAGATCAAATCATCCGTTCAGGTGATGAGGAAGTGATCGTAGCTGGTGGTATGGAATCCATGAGTAATGCACCTTACTTTATGGACAAAGCACGTTGGGGTTTAAGAATGGGTAATAACAGCGTCAAAGATATGATGATTCATGATGGTTTAACTTGTAGCTTTTTTGGTGTGCATATGGGTATATATGGAAATGGAGTTGCTGAAGAATACGGAATTACTCGTGAAGAACAGGATAAATGGGCTTTTGAAAGTCATCACAAGGCACTTGATGCTATTGAGGCAGGGAAGTTAGCTGAAGAGATTGTATCTGTTGAAGTCCCTGGTAAAAAAGGTCAAATTCAGATTGTTGAACATGATGAAGCTCCTAGAAAAGATACATCCTTAGAAAAGCTTACATCATTAAAACCTGTATTTGGAGATGGGGGAACGATCACAGCTGGAAATGCTCCAGGAGTGAATGATGGTGCAGCTGCACTCGTATTAATGGATGAGGAACGTGCTCTGCGTGAAGGCAAACAGCCCCTTGCTACTATTTTAGGGCATGCAGAAATCGCAGTAGAAGCGAAAGATTTTCCTAAAACTCCTGGTCTTGTTATTAATAAATTATTACAAAAAACAGGGAAAACTGCAGACGATATTGATTTGTTTGAAATAAATGAAGCTTTTGCTGCAGTGGCATTAGCAAGTAAACAAATCGCATCTTTGGATATAAATAAAATCAATGTCAACGGAGGTGCCGTTGCACTTGGTCATCCAATAGGAGCTAGCGGAGCAAGAATTGTTACCACTCTGATTCATGAATTAAGGAGACGAGGTGGAGGATTAGGAATTGCAGCGATTTGTAGTGGTGGGGGACAAGGAGATGCCCTATTAATAGAAGTGTAA
- a CDS encoding 3-hydroxybutyryl-CoA dehydrogenase: MNIQKIMVIGAGQMGAGIAQVCAMSGFDVVLNDINQESIDRGIESIQRNLSRQVEKERLSNEQKHSVLERINPNLLLDDVSGVDLVIEAAVENMEVKSNLFAKLDSITSEHTILATNTSSLPITEIAAATKRPEKVIGMHFMNPVPVMKLVEIIRGLATSDEVYEIIEDLTKKLNKVPVEVNDFPGFVSNRILMPMINEAIYTVYEGVATPEAVDEVMKLGMNHPMGPLTLADFIGLDTCLYIMEILHDGFGDDKYRACPLLRKYVKAGWLGRKSGKGFFTYE, encoded by the coding sequence ATGAATATTCAAAAAATAATGGTGATTGGTGCAGGGCAAATGGGCGCTGGTATAGCACAAGTTTGTGCCATGTCAGGGTTTGATGTCGTTTTAAATGATATAAACCAAGAAAGTATAGATCGAGGCATTGAATCCATTCAAAGAAATTTATCACGCCAAGTTGAAAAAGAGCGCTTAAGCAACGAACAGAAACATTCTGTTTTAGAACGAATTAATCCGAATTTACTTCTAGATGATGTAAGTGGAGTGGATTTGGTAATTGAAGCTGCCGTTGAAAATATGGAGGTAAAGTCAAATCTTTTTGCTAAATTAGACTCCATCACATCAGAACACACAATTTTAGCAACTAATACTTCATCACTTCCTATTACTGAAATTGCAGCAGCAACAAAACGACCTGAAAAAGTGATCGGTATGCACTTCATGAATCCAGTGCCCGTGATGAAGTTAGTGGAAATCATTCGGGGGTTAGCAACGAGTGATGAGGTGTATGAAATTATTGAAGATTTAACAAAAAAACTGAACAAAGTACCTGTAGAAGTAAATGATTTTCCAGGTTTTGTTTCTAACCGTATATTAATGCCGATGATAAATGAAGCAATATATACAGTTTATGAGGGAGTTGCAACACCCGAAGCGGTTGATGAAGTCATGAAGTTAGGCATGAATCATCCGATGGGTCCATTAACACTCGCAGATTTTATCGGTTTGGATACTTGTTTGTATATAATGGAAATCCTACATGATGGTTTTGGTGACGATAAATACCGTGCTTGCCCGTTGTTAAGAAAATATGTTAAAGCAGGCTGGTTAGGAAGAAAATCAGGAAAAGGATTTTTCACCTATGAATAA
- a CDS encoding acyl-CoA dehydrogenase — protein MNLRFTPEQEILRKMVRDFAENEITPSLDRLENGEFPREIISKMSELGLMGITIPEQFGGAAMDFTSYIIAIHEISKVSATLGVILSVHTSVGTNPILYFGTQEQKEKYIPKLASGTYLGAFCLTESSSGSDAGSLKTKAIKQGDQYILNGSKMFVTNGGEADTYICFARTDQTQTGSRGISAFIVEKNTPGLVFGKDEHKMGLHGSRTVQLIFENMQIPAKNLLGLEGQGFKIALANLEIGRIGIAAQALGIAEAAQEHAIKYAKEREQFGKPIAEQQGIGFKLADMVTLVEAARLLVYRAAFLKSQGLPCRKEASMAKLFASNAAMEVATEAIQVYGGYGYTKDYPVERLFRDAKVTQLYEGTSEIQKIVISKEL, from the coding sequence TTGAACCTTAGATTTACGCCAGAACAAGAAATACTTAGAAAAATGGTTCGTGATTTTGCAGAGAATGAGATTACTCCTTCCTTAGATCGATTAGAAAACGGAGAATTCCCTAGAGAGATCATTAGCAAAATGTCTGAACTTGGGCTGATGGGAATTACAATACCTGAACAATTCGGTGGAGCAGCAATGGATTTTACTTCATACATTATTGCCATTCATGAAATATCTAAGGTAAGTGCTACATTAGGTGTTATTTTATCTGTCCATACTTCCGTTGGAACGAACCCGATTCTTTATTTTGGAACACAGGAGCAGAAGGAGAAGTATATACCGAAATTAGCTTCAGGGACTTATCTGGGTGCTTTTTGTTTAACGGAATCAAGTTCAGGATCAGACGCAGGCAGTCTCAAAACGAAAGCCATTAAACAAGGAGATCAATATATTTTGAATGGTTCCAAGATGTTTGTGACAAATGGTGGTGAAGCAGACACTTATATTTGTTTTGCTAGAACGGATCAAACTCAAACGGGAAGTCGTGGAATCTCTGCCTTTATAGTTGAAAAGAATACCCCAGGTTTAGTGTTTGGGAAAGACGAACATAAAATGGGTTTACATGGTTCAAGGACTGTTCAGTTAATTTTTGAAAATATGCAGATCCCCGCTAAAAATTTATTAGGTTTGGAAGGACAGGGGTTCAAAATCGCATTAGCAAATTTAGAAATAGGACGAATAGGCATTGCTGCACAAGCATTAGGTATTGCTGAGGCAGCACAAGAGCATGCAATAAAATACGCGAAAGAGCGTGAGCAATTCGGAAAACCGATTGCCGAGCAGCAAGGGATAGGATTTAAACTAGCAGATATGGTAACGCTTGTTGAAGCTGCAAGATTATTAGTTTATCGTGCTGCTTTCTTAAAATCACAGGGATTGCCATGCCGAAAAGAAGCATCAATGGCAAAATTATTTGCATCGAATGCTGCGATGGAAGTTGCAACAGAGGCTATACAAGTATATGGTGGATATGGTTATACAAAGGATTACCCAGTTGAACGTTTATTCAGAGATGCAAAAGTGACGCAGCTATATGAAGGTACTAGTGAAATTCAAAAAATCGTAATTAGTAAAGAACTTTAA
- a CDS encoding acyl-CoA dehydrogenase: MNFKLTEEHSMIQEMIRDFAKNEVAHTAAERDEEERFDREIFDKMAELGLTGIPWPEQYGGIGSDYLAYCIVVEELSRVCASTGVTLSAHTSLAGWPIYTFGTEEQKQKYLKPMALGESIGAYALTESGSGSDAGGMKTTAKLDGDDYILNGSKIFITNGGIADYYVVFALTDPSNKHKGTSAFIVEKDFKGFLVGKKEKKLGIRSSPTTEIIFEDCRVPKENRLGAEGEGFKVAMKTLDGGRNGIAAQAVGIAQGALDAATEYAKERHQFGKPIINQQGIGFKLAEMATSIEAARLLTYQAAWLESKGLPYGKESAMSKLFAGDTAMKVTTEAVQIFGGYGYTKDYPVERYMRDAKITQIYEGTQEIQKLVISRMLTK; the protein is encoded by the coding sequence ATGAATTTTAAATTAACTGAAGAGCATTCCATGATTCAAGAAATGATCCGTGATTTTGCTAAAAATGAAGTGGCACATACGGCGGCTGAACGTGATGAAGAAGAACGTTTTGATCGTGAGATTTTTGATAAGATGGCCGAATTAGGTTTAACAGGAATTCCTTGGCCAGAACAATATGGAGGCATAGGTAGTGATTATTTAGCGTACTGTATCGTTGTTGAAGAGCTTTCTCGTGTTTGTGCTTCAACAGGAGTTACGTTATCTGCACATACTTCGTTGGCTGGTTGGCCTATTTATACGTTTGGCACAGAAGAACAAAAACAAAAATATTTAAAACCGATGGCGTTAGGTGAATCTATCGGAGCATATGCATTAACAGAGTCTGGATCTGGTTCAGATGCAGGGGGTATGAAAACGACAGCAAAACTTGATGGGGATGACTATATTCTTAATGGATCAAAGATTTTTATAACAAATGGGGGTATAGCTGATTATTATGTTGTGTTCGCTCTAACAGATCCTTCTAACAAACATAAGGGAACAAGTGCATTTATTGTAGAGAAAGATTTTAAAGGATTTTTGGTAGGTAAAAAGGAGAAAAAACTTGGTATTCGTTCCTCTCCAACCACAGAAATCATATTTGAAGATTGTCGTGTTCCAAAGGAAAATAGGTTAGGAGCAGAAGGCGAAGGGTTTAAGGTTGCGATGAAAACATTGGACGGAGGACGTAACGGTATAGCCGCACAAGCGGTAGGTATTGCGCAAGGTGCACTGGATGCTGCAACGGAATATGCTAAAGAAAGACATCAATTTGGTAAACCAATTATCAATCAGCAAGGAATTGGATTTAAACTTGCAGAGATGGCTACTAGTATTGAAGCGGCAAGACTATTGACCTATCAGGCAGCTTGGCTAGAGTCAAAGGGTTTACCATACGGCAAAGAATCCGCCATGTCTAAGTTGTTTGCAGGAGATACGGCAATGAAGGTGACAACAGAGGCTGTACAAATTTTTGGAGGATATGGGTATACAAAAGATTATCCTGTAGAACGTTATATGAGAGATGCTAAAATTACCCAGATTTATGAAGGGACGCAAGAAATTCAAAAACTAGTTATTTCAAGAATGTTAACAAAGTAA
- the icmF gene encoding fused isobutyryl-CoA mutase/GTPase IcmF — MEEIYRPQNHIRFVTASSLFDGHDASINIMRRILQASGAEVIHLGHNRSVEEVVNAAIQEDVQGIAISSYQGGHVEYFKYMYDLLNEKGASHIRIYGGGGGVIIPREIQELHEYGISGIFTPEDGRTLGLQGMINKMLEECDFLTINNNILEEITKLRDGKPVSIARMITAAEMSVNHDYEPASEVINKVKQLTRKVPVIGITGTGGAGKSSLTDELIRRFINEIPNKKVAILSVDPTKQKTGGALLGDRIRMNAIFSPRIYMRSLATRGSKSELSLAIHDALAVVKAADFDVIVVETSGIGQGDAEISEICDVSLYVMTSEFGAPSQLEKIDMLDFADLIVINKFERKGSEDAKNQVQKQFQRSHMLFEQELDEMPVYATIASQFNDAGTNTLFVALIEKLNEKLGLNWTTSLIKEKEIKKQNIIIPNKQRQYLRDISETVRRYHQQAEEQEHIARGLYQIEGTLNILKEKDQEILTPLKGYIEDYNQKLSVSSRRILEQWEDQKQKYNSKQFISKVRDKEIVTELTTTSLSGLEIPKVSLPKFKDYGEIIRWVYKENVPGSFPYTAGVFPFKREGEDPKRQFAGEGTPERTNRRFHYLSKDDTAKRLSTAFDSVTLYGEDPDVRPDIYGKIGESGVSICTLDDMNKLYDGFDLCAPTTSVSMTINGPAPIILAMFLNTAIQQQIQKMEGELGRSLTEDEQMDVNNNTLQSVRGTVQADILKEDQGQNTCIFSTEFALRLMGDIQAYFIEKNVRNYYSVSISGYHIAEAGANPISQLAFTLSNGFTYVEYYLSRGMNIDDFAPNLSFFFSNGLDPEYTVIGRVARRIWSTVMRDKYGANERSQKLKYHVQTSGRSLHAQEIDFNDIRTTLQALMALQDNCNSLHTNAYDEAITTPTEESVRRAMAIQMIITKEHGLTKNENPMQGSFIIEELTDLVEEAVLQEFERINDRGGVLGAMETQYQRGKIQEESMYYEMKKHSGELPIVGVNTYVNPNPPSDEEVNNMEIARATKEEKETQIRNLNDFQERNKEHSSFALNRLKTKAINGENIFAELMKTVKVASLGQITKALYEVGGQYRRNM; from the coding sequence ATTGAAGAAATATATCGTCCACAAAACCATATTCGATTCGTCACAGCATCTAGCCTTTTTGATGGACACGATGCATCCATTAACATTATGAGACGAATTTTACAGGCAAGTGGTGCAGAAGTTATTCATTTAGGTCACAATAGATCTGTAGAGGAAGTGGTGAATGCAGCCATTCAAGAAGACGTGCAGGGCATCGCGATCTCCTCATATCAAGGTGGCCACGTTGAATATTTTAAGTACATGTATGATTTATTAAATGAAAAAGGTGCATCACATATTCGGATTTATGGTGGTGGGGGTGGCGTGATTATCCCTCGTGAAATTCAAGAATTACATGAATACGGAATTTCAGGTATTTTTACACCTGAGGATGGTAGAACATTAGGATTACAGGGCATGATTAACAAAATGTTAGAAGAATGTGATTTTTTAACTATCAATAACAATATTTTAGAAGAAATAACGAAACTAAGAGATGGGAAGCCTGTTTCCATTGCTAGGATGATTACTGCTGCAGAAATGAGTGTGAATCATGATTATGAACCTGCAAGCGAAGTGATAAATAAAGTCAAACAATTGACTCGAAAAGTACCTGTGATCGGTATTACTGGGACGGGTGGAGCTGGAAAAAGCTCACTTACGGATGAGTTGATTCGTAGATTTATAAATGAAATTCCAAATAAAAAAGTGGCTATTTTATCTGTTGATCCAACAAAACAAAAAACGGGTGGAGCGTTATTAGGGGATCGAATTCGGATGAACGCGATATTTTCACCTCGTATATATATGAGAAGTTTGGCAACGAGAGGATCAAAATCTGAATTATCTTTAGCGATTCATGATGCACTGGCTGTAGTAAAAGCAGCGGATTTTGATGTTATCGTTGTTGAAACAAGTGGAATTGGACAAGGAGATGCGGAAATCTCTGAAATTTGTGATGTTAGTTTATACGTAATGACAAGTGAATTCGGAGCACCGTCTCAGCTTGAAAAAATCGATATGTTGGATTTTGCAGATTTAATTGTCATTAATAAGTTTGAGAGAAAAGGTTCAGAGGACGCAAAAAATCAGGTGCAGAAGCAGTTTCAACGCAGCCATATGTTATTTGAACAGGAATTAGATGAAATGCCCGTTTATGCCACAATTGCAAGTCAATTTAATGATGCAGGAACAAATACATTGTTTGTTGCTTTAATTGAAAAACTGAATGAGAAATTGGGTTTAAATTGGACGACTTCATTAATTAAAGAGAAAGAAATTAAAAAACAAAACATCATCATCCCGAATAAACAAAGGCAATACTTACGTGACATTTCGGAAACTGTAAGGAGATACCATCAGCAGGCAGAAGAACAAGAACACATAGCTCGAGGGTTGTATCAGATTGAAGGTACATTAAATATATTGAAGGAAAAAGATCAAGAGATATTAACACCTTTAAAAGGTTATATAGAGGACTATAACCAAAAATTATCTGTTTCATCCAGACGTATTTTAGAACAATGGGAGGATCAAAAGCAAAAATATAACTCTAAACAATTTATATCCAAGGTACGTGATAAAGAAATTGTCACTGAGCTAACGACAACAAGTTTATCAGGATTAGAAATTCCCAAAGTCTCTTTACCCAAATTCAAAGATTACGGGGAAATTATTCGCTGGGTTTATAAAGAAAATGTGCCTGGTTCCTTTCCATATACTGCAGGTGTTTTTCCTTTTAAACGTGAAGGTGAAGATCCAAAACGTCAGTTTGCAGGTGAAGGGACACCAGAACGAACGAATCGTCGTTTTCATTATTTGTCAAAGGATGATACAGCAAAACGGTTAAGCACCGCTTTTGATTCTGTTACTTTATACGGTGAAGATCCAGACGTTCGCCCTGATATTTACGGAAAAATTGGGGAAAGTGGAGTGAGTATTTGTACGCTTGATGATATGAATAAGTTGTATGATGGATTTGATTTATGTGCTCCAACCACCTCTGTATCGATGACAATTAACGGACCTGCTCCTATTATTTTGGCTATGTTTCTAAACACTGCTATTCAACAGCAGATACAGAAGATGGAAGGGGAATTGGGACGCTCTTTAACAGAAGATGAACAAATGGATGTGAATAATAATACCTTACAATCCGTAAGAGGAACTGTGCAGGCTGACATATTAAAAGAGGACCAGGGGCAAAACACCTGCATTTTTTCAACAGAGTTTGCTTTACGCTTGATGGGAGATATTCAGGCATATTTTATTGAAAAGAACGTTCGTAATTATTACTCTGTATCGATTTCTGGTTATCATATTGCAGAAGCAGGTGCCAATCCGATTTCACAGCTGGCATTTACATTGTCAAATGGATTTACCTATGTTGAATACTATTTAAGTCGAGGAATGAATATTGATGACTTTGCTCCTAATCTTTCTTTCTTTTTCAGTAATGGTCTTGATCCAGAATATACTGTGATTGGTCGGGTGGCTCGTCGTATTTGGTCAACCGTGATGCGTGATAAATATGGAGCAAATGAGCGAAGTCAGAAACTTAAATATCATGTACAAACATCAGGGCGCTCTTTACATGCTCAAGAAATCGATTTTAATGATATTCGAACAACACTTCAGGCGTTGATGGCATTGCAGGACAATTGTAATTCTTTACACACAAATGCTTATGATGAAGCGATAACCACACCAACAGAAGAATCTGTTCGTCGTGCAATGGCGATTCAAATGATCATAACTAAAGAACATGGACTAACAAAGAATGAAAATCCAATGCAGGGATCTTTTATAATAGAAGAGCTTACAGATCTTGTTGAGGAAGCTGTACTACAAGAGTTTGAACGCATCAATGACCGTGGTGGAGTATTAGGTGCCATGGAAACTCAGTACCAGCGTGGAAAAATACAAGAAGAATCCATGTATTACGAAATGAAAAAACATTCAGGTGAATTACCGATCGTAGGTGTAAACACATATGTCAATCCGAATCCACCATCTGATGAAGAAGTGAATAATATGGAAATAGCAAGGGCGACAAAGGAAGAAAAAGAAACCCAAATTCGTAATTTGAATGACTTCCAGGAGAGAAATAAAGAACATTCAAGCTTTGCCTTAAATCGTTTGAAGACCAAAGCAATAAATGGAGAAAATATTTTTGCAGAATTAATGAAAACAGTAAAAGTAGCGAGTTTGGGGCAAATCACAAAAGCTTTGTACGAAGTAGGCGGGCAATATCGACGGAACATGTAG